Proteins encoded within one genomic window of Manis pentadactyla isolate mManPen7 chromosome 4, mManPen7.hap1, whole genome shotgun sequence:
- the B3GNTL1 gene encoding UDP-GlcNAc:betaGal beta-1,3-N-acetylglucosaminyltransferase-like protein 1 isoform X11 translates to MCQATDHGGQNKRAKVFTSNGPTVIMPTWFCSRAWFSHVGPFDEGGRGVPEDLLFFYSHLRKGGGVVRVDQSLLLYRYHPHAATHAVLETTMWMHRVRFLEERVLPHWAAFTIWNAGRQGRWLYRSLTDGARRKVVAFCDVDEKKIRKGFYCYEDSQEKPKPRVPILHFRAARPPFVICVKLDLTGGAFEDNLRSLGLQEGRDFVHFS, encoded by the exons GTTTTCACCTCCAACGGCCCAACCGTGATCATGCCTACCTGGTTCTGCTCTCGAGCGTGGTTCTCCCACGTGGGCCCGTTTGACGAGGGCGGGCGG GGCGTGCCCGAGGACCTGCTCTTCTTCTACAGCCACCTCAGGAAGGGCGGCGGGGTCGTGCGAGTGGACCAGAGCCTCCTCCTGTACCGCTACCACCCGCACGCGGCCACACACGCCGTCCTCGA GACCACCATGTGGATGCACCGCGTCCGCTTCCTGGAAGAGCGGGTCCTGCCACACTGGGCGGCCTTCACCATCTGGAATGCTGGCAGGCAGGGCCGCTGGCTCTACCGCAGCCTGACAGACGGAGCACGGCGCAAG GTTGTGGCCTTTTGCGACGTGGATGAGAAGAAGATCAGGAAGGGCTTCTACTGCTACGAGGACTCTCAG GAAAAGCCCAAGCCCCGGGTTCCGATCCTGCACTTCCGAGCTGCACGGCCGCCCTTCGTAATCTGCGTGAAGCTG gaCCTCACGGGGGGTGCATTTGAGGACAACCTGAGGTCACTGGGTCTGCAGGAGGGCCGAGACTTCGTTCACTTCAGCTGA
- the B3GNTL1 gene encoding UDP-GlcNAc:betaGal beta-1,3-N-acetylglucosaminyltransferase-like protein 1 isoform X12, with translation MPTWFCSRAWFSHVGPFDEGGRGVPEDLLFFYSHLRKGGGVVRVDQSLLLYRYHPHAATHAVLETTMWMHRVRFLEERVLPHWAAFTIWNAGRQGRWLYRSLTDGARRKVVAFCDVDEKKIRKGFYCYEDSQEKPKPRVPILHFRAARPPFVICVKLDLTGGAFEDNLRSLGLQEGRDFVHFS, from the exons ATGCCTACCTGGTTCTGCTCTCGAGCGTGGTTCTCCCACGTGGGCCCGTTTGACGAGGGCGGGCGG GGCGTGCCCGAGGACCTGCTCTTCTTCTACAGCCACCTCAGGAAGGGCGGCGGGGTCGTGCGAGTGGACCAGAGCCTCCTCCTGTACCGCTACCACCCGCACGCGGCCACACACGCCGTCCTCGA GACCACCATGTGGATGCACCGCGTCCGCTTCCTGGAAGAGCGGGTCCTGCCACACTGGGCGGCCTTCACCATCTGGAATGCTGGCAGGCAGGGCCGCTGGCTCTACCGCAGCCTGACAGACGGAGCACGGCGCAAG GTTGTGGCCTTTTGCGACGTGGATGAGAAGAAGATCAGGAAGGGCTTCTACTGCTACGAGGACTCTCAG GAAAAGCCCAAGCCCCGGGTTCCGATCCTGCACTTCCGAGCTGCACGGCCGCCCTTCGTAATCTGCGTGAAGCTG gaCCTCACGGGGGGTGCATTTGAGGACAACCTGAGGTCACTGGGTCTGCAGGAGGGCCGAGACTTCGTTCACTTCAGCTGA